In Thalassophryne amazonica chromosome 4, fThaAma1.1, whole genome shotgun sequence, a genomic segment contains:
- the LOC117508985 gene encoding P2Y purinoceptor 13-like: MPSNITSPLSSSECTFNVASVDVAFSCLAFLLFPIAFLLNAVAAWVSLHLRTTSTFIVYLKNLVVADLLMTLTLPPMATSVLPGASTDLKVFTCRYSDVIFYCCLYTSIALMGLISLDRFFKIVRPCGKVFGQNLMFSRVMSSSVWFVIFGSTAIPTVILTDQNPTNDTTKDFCMSLKSAAGVTLHKFVVLFMEILFWFVSILVVFCYICITMKVLQSFRKSASTNSQGKKKTKIRVFFILFVFFVCFLPLHMIRIPFTLNETLEEDSCSQIWVSVSHKFVLWLSTTNTCLDPLLYISLCQEYKEKLIEIGKATGIWMNLRSKESQILQIKK; this comes from the coding sequence ATGCCATCTAACATCACATCGCCTCTCTCCTCATCAGAATGCACCTTCAATGTTGCATCTGTAGATGTGGCTTTCTCATGTCTTGCCTTCTTATTGTTTCCCATTGCATTCCTCCTGAACGCAGTAGCAGCTTGGGTGTCTCTGCACCTCCGCACCACCTCCACCTTCATTGTGTACCTCAAAAACCTGGTGGTTGCTGACCTGCTCATGACACTGACACTCCCACCAATGGCCACTAGTGTGCTTCCAGGAGCCAGCACGGACCTAAAAGTGTTCACCTGCCGTTACTCCGACGTCATTTTCTACTGCTGCTTATACACGAGCATTGCTTTAATGGGTCTTATTAGCCTCGACCGCTTCTTCAAAATTGTTCGACCATGTGGAAAGGTGTTCGGTCAAAACCTGATGTTCAGCCGTGTAATGTCCTCGTCAGTTTGGTTTGTGATATTTGGCAGCACAGCTATCCCAACTGTCATTCTAACTGACCAGAACCCTACTAATGATACAACAAAAGATTTCTGTATGTCCCTAAAAAGTGCAGCTGGTGTGACTCTCCACAAGTTTGTAGTTCTTTTCATGGAGATCCTTTTCTGGTTTGTCAGCATACTGGTTGTGTTTTGCTACATCTGCATCACAATGAAAGTCCTGCAGTCCTTCCGAAAGTCTGCGAGCACCAACAGCCAAGGAAAGAAAAAGACCAAGATCCGGGTGTTTTtcattctttttgtcttttttgtgtgtttccTGCCACTCCACATGATACGGATTCCATTCACTCTCAATGAAACACTTGAGGAGGACTCCTGCAGTCAGATTTGGGTGAGTGTAAGTCATAAGTTTGTTCTTTGGCTCTCCACCACCAACACCTGTCTGGATCCTCTTCTCTACATCTCCCTGTGTCAGGAATACAAAGAAAAGCTGATAGAAATAGGGAAAGCCACAGGAATCTGGATGAACCTACGTTCAAAAGAAAGTCAGATCCTTCAGATTAAGAAGTAG